CGACTGGGATCTGAACACGGTGCTGGGGCAACAAGGAGCCATTAAAGCCGCAGAGGAAGCGCGAGAACAGGGTGTCATCCGATTTGTAGGCATCTCAGGACATCACAATCCAGCGATCATGGCAGAGGCCATCCGTCGCCACCCATTTGATACGGCTCTCATCCCTATTAATGCAGCTGATAAACACACGGCTGACCCTTTTATCATAGGTGTTTTGCCGATCGCCCAGCAACAAAATACAGGGATTATTGCGATGAAAGTGCCTGCCTATGGTCGCTTGATTGAGACGGGTGCAGTCGATGGAATGCGTCAGGCAATGGGATATGCTCTATCGCAAACGGGAGTACACTCCTGCATCATCGCCGCAGAAACCGTCGAACAGTTGGAGCAGAACGTGGCGATCGCTCAAGCGTTTCAGCCCTTAGCGACTGAGGAGTTAGCCCGCATTGAGCAACAAACAGCAGCTGATTGGGAAAACTTCAGCTTTTTCCGAAGCTGGACGTGAACGATGTAGTGATTTGATCTGCGGTGGGTGCATTTAGTGATTGGGGGACTGACCCGACGAATGAATTTGCGGCTATCCGATCGAAGTCCATCTACGCGGACTGAGGTTTTGAACTTGCGTAGGCAGGTTTTGTTCTGGTAGCGTTCGACTGAGCTCACGCCGAAGTCTGCGGTTTTAACCGCCACTCCCCTAACCGTCAGATGCACCCATCTGCGGTAGGTTTGGCATACCAAACTTCTATTCAGGAACGTGAAGCTGTTATAGCGATTTATAGCGATCGCCAAAACCATTAGAACCTTGAATTTAAGTCCTGCTGAGAAAGACGCGATTCATCGCATCTGTTCTGCTGAGTGCCTCGTCTTAATTGAGGTGACTACGGCTATAGCTAGCCTATTTGATTCATGAAGAAGTCTGAGATAGGGTCAATGGTCAATCGTTGCTGGTCATACACAATGACGAATACGGTGAGTTAGCGGACGATATAGTAGCCACATTCGATGGGGCGGAGGAGGGTCAGAAAGCTTTCCCAGCATGAAGATTTGAGCCATTACTTTTGCTTTAAGCTTTCTGACCAAAGCTATAAATTCAGCGCGGTTTAACCACAAAATCCACCCTACAGTCACTATGATTCGTTAAATGAATTGGATATTAATCACGACGGTCTTGATAATCTTCAGAAGATTTAGGATCTAATTCCCAACGGCGATCGTCCCGTTCCTCTAACACGTCGTTGGTTCTCAAGAAACTGCGATCGTCCATTTCCAGACCAACCGCTGCGGCTACTTCATCAACGATATCCTGGTCGGGAGTGCTCACCGTTCCACCGACGCCTTCTTCACCTACAGCATTAGCATCTTCGTAGTTGGCATCCACATCACCGCCTGTAATGACATAGTCAGGTGCATTCAGCATGTGCTCGCCGCGTCGCGAATAGGTGCCAGCGCGATCGCTCGGTTGTCCCTGTAACCCTGTTCCATAAGACTCTGTGTACTCTTGTGGCAGGTTGCTGATCGCTTCTTGATCGTCTGCGTCGTCTGCAACACCGTCATCATCGACATCTAAGTTATCGTCTGTATCATCCGTTGCTACGGTGTCAATCACAGCCTGATTGAGATCCACTTCCCTTAAACCGACTTCATCTTCTAAACTCTCTAAAACTTCTAAGTCAGGTTCTACGGGGTTCACTGGACCATACTCTGCTTCAAACTCGCGCTCAACTTCTCGTCTAATCGCTTCAGAGTCTGCTCCGTAGTTAGGGGTGTTGGATTGGTCAACCATAACTGTTCGTCCTGTTTCGTCCTGTCAGTTGTCGTTATGCTATCTGCACGATAACTGACCCTCAGCTTACTCAGGCTCTTCACGAAGATAGACAAGCGTTCCGCTAAATGGAGGAATTTCAGCGGCACGGTAGACAGGCGATCGCCCCCCATTTCGACAACCCCAACCCACTTCTTTTGTAATTTTTGATTCTCACCTATCATTCACGCCAGAGGCTCACTTAGATGTCCAGTTTTAACGTAGATCAGACATCCCTCACGGCTAAACGGCGTATGCATACTACCAGACGGGTTGCGAATCCAGGTGCCCTTGGGATAGCGGCCTAACTCATCCTCAAAGACTCCCTTCAGCACAAAAATTTCTTCTCCACCCCAGTGGCGGTGTGGTTGAAAGTGTGTTCCCGGTGCCCACTTTACCAGTGCTACCTGTTCGCTGCCAAAACTGTGCAGCGGCATCACCTGCAACCCCTCTACTAATCCCGGAAGCCAGGGCGATCGCGCTGTATCCACGGCAACCCGTTGCTGATCATCGGGGTGCATCTGCCACAACTTCACCAAAATCGTGCAACCGTCCTGGCTAGAGGGGGTGTGGGTAGACCCAACTGGATTGCGGATGTAGGTTCCGGTGGGATAGTCGCCGTGCTCATCAGAAAACACCCCTTCCAGCACCAGAAACTCTTCGCCACCGCCGTGAGTGTGGGGTGAGAAGTGACTACCAGGGGCATACCGCACGATCGAGGTGGCACGAGCAACTTCTGCTCCATCCCGCTCTAACATGCGTCGTTGCACGCCGGGCATGGGTGAGTCAATCCAGGGGATGTCTTCACTAAAGGCGATCGCCCGTTCGTTCAAATCAGCATGGAGTTCCATGGATCATCATGGCGGCTAACAGTGGATTCATAATGCGATCGAAGGTGGCTTCGCTGTCGTCCGAGGTACGCGCCATAAGCTGAACCCCTTGCAATGTAGCCATGAGAAACGCGGCTTCTTGCTCAGGGGACGTGCGAAGCTTCAGATAACCTGTTTCACAGCCTCGCTTAAGTAC
This DNA window, taken from Oscillatoria sp. FACHB-1407, encodes the following:
- a CDS encoding cupin domain-containing protein gives rise to the protein MELHADLNERAIAFSEDIPWIDSPMPGVQRRMLERDGAEVARATSIVRYAPGSHFSPHTHGGGEEFLVLEGVFSDEHGDYPTGTYIRNPVGSTHTPSSQDGCTILVKLWQMHPDDQQRVAVDTARSPWLPGLVEGLQVMPLHSFGSEQVALVKWAPGTHFQPHRHWGGEEIFVLKGVFEDELGRYPKGTWIRNPSGSMHTPFSREGCLIYVKTGHLSEPLA
- a CDS encoding DUF6335 family protein, whose protein sequence is MVDQSNTPNYGADSEAIRREVEREFEAEYGPVNPVEPDLEVLESLEDEVGLREVDLNQAVIDTVATDDTDDNLDVDDDGVADDADDQEAISNLPQEYTESYGTGLQGQPSDRAGTYSRRGEHMLNAPDYVITGGDVDANYEDANAVGEEGVGGTVSTPDQDIVDEVAAAVGLEMDDRSFLRTNDVLEERDDRRWELDPKSSEDYQDRRD